A window of the Erpetoichthys calabaricus chromosome 10, fErpCal1.3, whole genome shotgun sequence genome harbors these coding sequences:
- the sdcbp2 gene encoding syntenin-2 isoform X2 — translation MSLYPSLEDMKVDKVMKAQTNFAASTTTPAIAEEATEAGGGTWSSKAGLYPNLQELGEYMGLSLNSDEVQRNLALVPASDNVATRSSSSSNMVCPVTGNDVGVRRAEIKQGIREVILCKDEDGKVGLRLRNIDNGIFVQLVQANSPAALAGLRFGDQVLQVNGQNCAGWSLDKAHKVLKASPQDRIEFIVRDRPFQRTITMHKDSSGHVGFIFKDGKITSIVKDSSAARNGILTDHYICEINGQNVIGLKDSRVKEILVSSGTAVTITLMPKFIYEHMVKRMAQGLLKSSMDHSIPDV, via the exons ATGTCTCTCTATCCTTCACTAGAAGACATGAAGGTTGACAAAGTCATGAAG GCACAGACCAACTTTGCTGCCTCCACAACCACACCTGCAATTGCAGAAGAAGCCACTGAAGCTGGAGGAGGAACTTGGTCTTCCAAAGCAG ggCTCTATCCAAACCTTCAAGAGCTCGGTGAATATATGGGGCTGAGCCTAAACAGTGATGAGGTTCAGAGGAATCTTGCACTGGTCCCAGCATCtgataat GTGGCCACTAGATCATCATCTTCCAGCAACATGGTTTGCCCAGTAACTGGGAATGACGTGGGCGTCCGCAGAGCTGAGATCAAGCAGGGGATACGAGAAGTAATCCTCTGTAAAGATGAAGATGGCAAAGTTGGCCTCCGATTGCGTAACATTGATAAT GGCATTTTTGTCCAGCTGGTTCAAGCAAATTCCCCTGCTGCCTTAGCTGGTCTTCGCTTTGGCGACCAGGTCTTGCAAGTCAATGGTCAGAATTGTGCTGGCTGGAGTTTGGACAAAGCACACAAGGTTCTGAAGGCATCACCCCAGGATAGAATTGAGTTCATCGTCCGAGACAG GCCATTCCAGCGTACAATTACAATGCACAAAGACAGCAGTGGCCACGTGGGCTTCATCTTTAAGGACGGAAAGATCACCTCCATTGTGAAGGACAGCTCTGCTGCCCGAAATGGGATCCTGACCGACCACTACATCTGTGAGATCAATGGCCAGAACGTCATCGGGCTGAAG GACTCTCGGGTCAAAGAGATCCTGGTTTCATCCGGAACTGCAGTGACCATCACCCTCATGCCAAAGTTCATCTATGAGCACATGGTCAAAAG AATGGCTCAAGGTCTTCTGAAGTCCTCAATGGATCACTCCATCCCTGACGTGTGA
- the sdcbp2 gene encoding syntenin-2 isoform X1 — protein sequence MSLYPSLEDMKVDKVMKAQTNFAASTTTPAIAEEATEAGGGTWSSKAGLYPNLQELGEYMGLSLNSDEVQRNLALVPASDNQVATRSSSSSNMVCPVTGNDVGVRRAEIKQGIREVILCKDEDGKVGLRLRNIDNGIFVQLVQANSPAALAGLRFGDQVLQVNGQNCAGWSLDKAHKVLKASPQDRIEFIVRDRPFQRTITMHKDSSGHVGFIFKDGKITSIVKDSSAARNGILTDHYICEINGQNVIGLKDSRVKEILVSSGTAVTITLMPKFIYEHMVKRMAQGLLKSSMDHSIPDV from the exons ATGTCTCTCTATCCTTCACTAGAAGACATGAAGGTTGACAAAGTCATGAAG GCACAGACCAACTTTGCTGCCTCCACAACCACACCTGCAATTGCAGAAGAAGCCACTGAAGCTGGAGGAGGAACTTGGTCTTCCAAAGCAG ggCTCTATCCAAACCTTCAAGAGCTCGGTGAATATATGGGGCTGAGCCTAAACAGTGATGAGGTTCAGAGGAATCTTGCACTGGTCCCAGCATCtgataat CAGGTGGCCACTAGATCATCATCTTCCAGCAACATGGTTTGCCCAGTAACTGGGAATGACGTGGGCGTCCGCAGAGCTGAGATCAAGCAGGGGATACGAGAAGTAATCCTCTGTAAAGATGAAGATGGCAAAGTTGGCCTCCGATTGCGTAACATTGATAAT GGCATTTTTGTCCAGCTGGTTCAAGCAAATTCCCCTGCTGCCTTAGCTGGTCTTCGCTTTGGCGACCAGGTCTTGCAAGTCAATGGTCAGAATTGTGCTGGCTGGAGTTTGGACAAAGCACACAAGGTTCTGAAGGCATCACCCCAGGATAGAATTGAGTTCATCGTCCGAGACAG GCCATTCCAGCGTACAATTACAATGCACAAAGACAGCAGTGGCCACGTGGGCTTCATCTTTAAGGACGGAAAGATCACCTCCATTGTGAAGGACAGCTCTGCTGCCCGAAATGGGATCCTGACCGACCACTACATCTGTGAGATCAATGGCCAGAACGTCATCGGGCTGAAG GACTCTCGGGTCAAAGAGATCCTGGTTTCATCCGGAACTGCAGTGACCATCACCCTCATGCCAAAGTTCATCTATGAGCACATGGTCAAAAG AATGGCTCAAGGTCTTCTGAAGTCCTCAATGGATCACTCCATCCCTGACGTGTGA